The genome window TTGTGGAGATATATACCACTGATACCCATAGCGTCGTGGGGCTTAAGTTAATTAGAGGGGGCTACAGAGCCCTCGGGGAGGGGCCTGGATCTAATGAAGTTATTTCTTTAATACGCGAGTCAATAAACTCGCTACGTGAACAGCTTGTAGAAGTAGAGGTCGGTGTAGGAACAGAGGAAGTAGAAGTCAGCGTGATAGGTGAGCGTGGCTTAGCAAGTTTCTTAAGGCAACTTAAGAGGGGGCTATGGGCATTGAAAATAACGCTCCCAACGACATACCTACTTAGCATCATCCTCCCCCTTCTCATAACCATTCAGCTTTATTATTAAAAGCCCGCCCTTAACGATTTAGGGTTATATTATGCTAGCTAGTTAAACAAACGCCTCCTCTAGGGCATAAGATCCTTGGTTTTCAGGATGCCGTAGTGCACCACAGGTGAGTGTTGCTGATCTTCAAGCTTGGGGCGTATTTAAAACATTGGAAACAAGCCTATCTTTGTGCTTATTTGCAACGTGGTAAGGATGGAAGAGGTGATTAACATACTCGGACCCTGCTTAATCTTGCTATGGTAAGCTATATAGCATCAGTTTAGCCAGTCAATATGAGGAGGACGTCATGCCGTTAGCATAGATCACGTATGTGATTTTAAATGTGACTTAACTATCTGAAATGGAATCTAATAGCCTCAGCCACTTCTTTCGGAACGTAGTATGAGTACGGAACTTTATCTTCCTGTCTTACCAGTAGGCCTAGTTCACATAGTCTTTTCAGCGTCCTAGCAGTATGCTCTCTAACTTTGCCTATGGCCTTAGCCATCTCTGTCGATCCCTTCTTACCGTACTCCGGGTTCTCATAAAGTAGCTTGAGGATCCTGAGCTCAGTATCATTGGCCTCTGCAGACAGATATTTTAAAACCTCTTCCTTTGTGAGTTTCACACCTTTAGTGGTAACTTCCCTCTCCTTGGCTTTCTTCACCCTTATCCCTTTCTGCCTAGGCTTCATTTCTTCAGGTCTTGCTATAGTAGCTTGAACCTCAGGCCCTGCTGATAAAGGCTTAGGCAGAAAGGTTTCGCCTGAGTCACGCTTAGTCACAAAACTAGCAAGACCTTCCTGAAACCTAGAGAAAAGTAAATCAATAACGTCACTCATCCTCCTGAGTTCACGGCGTAGATTTAAAACTTCGCTTTCAAGATAAAATACACGTTCGGCTATGTCTCTATGAAACTCCATTCTTATACGTTCCAATAGATCTTCAACTCGAGCAAGGGATGCCCTTACATCATCCAGCTTGCTCAACTTCTCCTCCACAATTTCCGAAAGTTACAGCTAGTCAGTGACTAAGTTATCATTCAAGAGCTATAAATCTTTTGCAGCTACGTACTATAGATTGCAAGGGGCCTTTCCTTGTTAAGTGATCCATTTAGAGTCACACTACCATCACACAATTAACAGGGAGGGGTTGGAGAAGAGGATGAGAAATGTATGAAAGTGCACTGAGAAATGTATCGAAAGTCCGAGCGCCCCTGTCCTAGAGAGTTAAGAAGCAACCCTCTGGATCAAAAATTCTGCCGCCTGTCAAATAAAGAAATACCATTAGGTTAATGAGGGGATGAGGAGATGAAGAGAATAAACAACTTTTAACTCAGTGACTTAATGAGTATAGTGCACTATATAATGCACTAACTTTCTTATATGAGCTGCGTAGGTTTATGTTAGAGGAGCATTTCCTGCCCGAAAGGGGAAAAGTTAGTTAAGTTTTTCATAATAGTACCTTAGGGATACATTTTATGAGACCCACCCCACTATTTCCACTGGAGAGATACTTAATACCCTAGTAATACGCTCCACTTGAAGTAACTATAAGCTGCAACTAGACTGTCCACTCGAAACGTTGTCTAGGCTTGCCTCTAGCAATATTTTTAAGAAAAGCTAGCATAGAACAGCCGGAGCCCTTTCTTAGACACAAAAGACAACCCCCATAACTATTTCTTACCGGAGCCTCTACTGGAAATGTAGGGGTGGGGGGTCTTTTTCCAATTCTACCTACTTAGATGTGGTCTTTGTTTGGTGGGTTTTTAATGACCCTATTAACTCAAGGAACTTGTTAGCTGTCTGTTGTAGTAAGTGTGCAGTTTCGCTTGGTTGTTTTAAATAAAGGGCTTTTAAGATTCTGGCAGTTACGCTGTCTGAGGGAATGTTCTGTCTTTCACTTAATCCTAAATATCGATATAGTTGCGCTCGGCTGATGTTTGCTTGTCTGGCTGTCTTCGTTATTGAATATTCATTTATCTCGAAGAGCCTCTTAACAAGTTCTCTTCTTTGTTCACTAGGTAGGTGTTTGGCTACTTCATCGAAAAGGTCAGGCCGTGACAATAATTGACCCCTTCCTAACTGACCTCCTAGCTTCTATTTGAGAAGAAGGTTAGTTAAAATTTCTACCTTTTGTGGTAAATAACGTTCTGTTACGGTGCTTTTAGTCGTGTTTGTTTGATGTACTGCCTTTTACTTTTACCTGCTGCCTGTTGATAGCTAAGTGTTAGAGAAGTTTGGGGTGGGCTTAGTAGCGGGGGGTGGATTCGAACCACCGATCTCGGGGTTATGAGCCCCGCGGGATAACCTGACTTCCCCACCCCGCTGAGAGGATAATGCCGCGGCTCAGGATAAGCCTTTCGCCACATAGTTTTAGTTGATATTTGAATTAATCCACAGGAAGTCTGAAGGGCTGAGGGGGGGCCTAAAGCTTGGCTTCGCTTTCTCTTGGCCGTATCTCGAATACGGCTTAGTTAGGTGGCGGTGAGCTCGAGGGGGTGGTATGTACAGGGTTTCAGCAAGCACCCTAGGCTTGGATGTTTCTCGCTTTCTAAGGTTTAGGTATTTTTTGCCACACTTCTTACAGCGGTAACCTTTAGACTTGCCTAGGGATTTAAGAGTGGCACCGCAGGCTTGGCAGTAGGGGTTTACTTGAATTCTTAGTGGGGTTAGTTTAACTATTAGAATTTTCTCGAGATTTAGCGTTTTAGGGTGCCCCTGTCTTGGCGGTTTAATGCCTCCGTAGGCTATTACTTCATCGCCCGGTAGTAGGCACTTCACGACTTTCTTAAAATCACCTGTAGGCTCGTATGCAGCGCAGTCTATTGTGCCTAGTAGGTCGCGCAGCTTGAAAACCACGTGGCCCCCCCTAATGACTACTGGCTTAGACACCACTACTCCTCTAATTGCAACTGCCTCATAAGGAAGAGCCTTTGTCGTGGACGTCCTTATATGCGCATCAGTCCCCTGGTTTGTTCTAAAGAGCGTCCATCGTTCAATGACCTCGTTAACCCTTAGAAGACGCTGTGCTTGCTTAACTATTTCTGGGCTCTCGCCTCTTATTCCATAGAGCACTGGGTCTGGTCCTCTTGGAGTGATTAACACTCTTTTTCTTTCTAGGTCTATATTGTTAAAGGTATAGGGTCTGGTGGCTAAGTCCATTTTAAGTACGGAGTCTTCGTCGACCCTTCTAGGGAGACCACGGAACTCTGGAGCCCGGTAAGCTATAAGCTCGTAGGTGTGATCTCCTTCAAGCACTTCTCCTATGGCTGAAAGGGCCCCTACGACCCCCCTAGGTTGCTTTAAATAATGTACTTCAGCGGCCAGGTTGTTGGCTACTCTCAAGGCCTCTTCGACTTCGATGACTGAGCTTAAGGCCTTCTTAGCAAGCTTTCTTAGTTCCAGGGGGGGTGGCCCTTTAGTAACTACTAACGCAGGATTAGTTGCCGCGTCACTTAATGCACTTAACCCTTTCAGTATTCTTAAGGCCTCATCTAACACCTTTTCTAGGTAGCATTGGGGGAGCTTGAATCTTAGTGCTACTGCACCATTGCCTCTAGTCTTCCACGGGATGTTTGGATTTAGCCTTACAAGGCATGGATAATCTATAAATATGGCCCCTAGTTCAGCTAGCCGTTGAGAGATGATGCTAGCTATGTATGTTGTACACCCTCCCTTCACAGAATCGGTATCGTCGATGCCTAGATGAACTTCAACATTTTCGCTCAATGAGTTAAGCCACCGTCCAAATTGGGGTAAATACTAGGGGCCGGTGGGGTTCGTAGCCCCCCTTTTGTTTTAGGCGGCATTAGGCTGAGCGACTTCGAGCCGCTCGAGGGCCTCCTCATTGCGGCTCGCCTCAATCCGCGCGCAGAGACCTTCGTTTCAGCGTCCTCCACCAGCGTCCTCAGGAGCTCCATCACCCCCTCACTGCCATCTGTAGGTGGACGTCCCGTTTCTATGGTCTCTGCACCCCTCTCAGGGTGGTGCCTTACGGCACCGCGCCGACCCTTAGATGGGGGAGCTTCCTCAGCGGACCCTCATGATTAGGCCCACCGACGGCCGCCCGACCCCTCCGGCCCTAAACTTACACCTTTTTCTTAGG of Candidatus Nezhaarchaeota archaeon contains these proteins:
- a CDS encoding tRNA(Ile)(2)-agmatinylcytidine synthase, which produces MSENVEVHLGIDDTDSVKGGCTTYIASIISQRLAELGAIFIDYPCLVRLNPNIPWKTRGNGAVALRFKLPQCYLEKVLDEALRILKGLSALSDAATNPALVVTKGPPPLELRKLAKKALSSVIEVEEALRVANNLAAEVHYLKQPRGVVGALSAIGEVLEGDHTYELIAYRAPEFRGLPRRVDEDSVLKMDLATRPYTFNNIDLERKRVLITPRGPDPVLYGIRGESPEIVKQAQRLLRVNEVIERWTLFRTNQGTDAHIRTSTTKALPYEAVAIRGVVVSKPVVIRGGHVVFKLRDLLGTIDCAAYEPTGDFKKVVKCLLPGDEVIAYGGIKPPRQGHPKTLNLEKILIVKLTPLRIQVNPYCQACGATLKSLGKSKGYRCKKCGKKYLNLRKRETSKPRVLAETLYIPPPRAHRHLTKPYSRYGQEKAKPSFRPPLSPSDFLWINSNIN
- a CDS encoding helix-turn-helix domain-containing protein — protein: MSRPDLFDEVAKHLPSEQRRELVKRLFEINEYSITKTARQANISRAQLYRYLGLSERQNIPSDSVTARILKALYLKQPSETAHLLQQTANKFLELIGSLKTHQTKTTSK